The segment CGTAGGCCGCGGGCACCGGCAGGATGTGGTGGCCCTTGCCGGAATGGGCCTCGAGGTCGATGCCGTAGTCCTTCTTCATCTTCCGGTAGGTCGCGTCGTCGACCTGGTAGGCCAGGCCGAAGGCCTTGGCGGCCGCGGCGTCGGAATCCGAGACCAGCATATAGGTCAGGTCGTGCTTCTTGAGGCTCTCGCGGATCTTGTCGACGCCGTCGGGGCTGACCGCGACGATCTGATAGCCGAGTTTCTGCAGGGGCGTCTCGATCTGCTTCAATTGGCCCAGCTGGGTGTTGCAGTAGACGCACCAACCGCCGCGATAGAAGATGAGGACGGTCGGTTGGTTCTTGAGCAGCTTCTTCAAGGGAAAGGTCAGGCCGTCGGCGTTGGTGAGCGTGACGTCCGGGGCTGTGTCGCCGGTCTGCAACGGCTTCACCTGTTCCGCCGAGGCGGCCGCTTGGGGCTCGGGGGGCTTCGCCGCCTTT is part of the Deltaproteobacteria bacterium PRO3 genome and harbors:
- a CDS encoding AhpC/TSA family protein, which produces MGMRKIRFHFTVFSLACLSLGLAASAGAAKKAAKPPEPQAAASAEQVKPLQTGDTAPDVTLTNADGLTFPLKKLLKNQPTVLIFYRGGWCVYCNTQLGQLKQIETPLQKLGYQIVAVSPDGVDKIRESLKKHDLTYMLVSDSDAAAAKAFGLAYQVDDATYRKMKKDYGIDLEAHSGKGHHILPVPAAYVLDKQGKILYSYYNPDYKVRVDPQALLKAAEAAVAARPAK